The DNA window gACATTATAGAAACTGTATTCAACCTTTGAGATGACTTGTTCTCtaacaaaagccccccccccccgcccctcagaGTTCATATTTCTTGACACAACCACGAAAAATGTcgtcaaaatgtccttttccatACCGCTCTGATATCCGACTTCTTATTAACGCCACGGGACCACTGCGCAGTCTCCATCCACAGTCCCAACGGAATGTGGAAGTCCAAACGTTTGCCCGATGCCCATAATGCAAAGCTGTTGATGGACAAACGGACACATAATGAGGCCGCTGAGGTGCAAAAGGTCATCACTGGCTTCTAATGGAAAGAGTTCACGACCTGAGAGGTTAGAGCCTCACAATCAGGCTGGTATGTGAGGCTCAGTTCTCATCCTGTCAGTCCGCTTTTAGCAATGGAGTTTGATGTATTAAAGGCGCGTTTGTTTGTTGGAGATCTCGGGGCCGCCACGTGaatgtcttctttttaaaaaatgtttttaatgttcaatCGGTAAAGAGGAGACAGCGGGGCCGTTTTCAACCGCTAGGAATCGTGATGACGCATCACCGTGATGGACTCCATCGTCTCCAGTGTGACGGCGCACTGCTGGTCAGAAGGCTATTATGGCATGAGTcacaatcctgtgtgtgtgtggcttttgaGCGGCTACGGGCCATGGAGCCCCATTTGCTGCTGTCTTACCGCCATCTTCACCTGGCTTCTTCTCGTGGCTGGTCTTTGCACCGTCTCCTCCTGGTCACCAATATTCCAGcatttacatacatacagaGACATAAACTCCACTTTGACGGGTCCCCTTCGTGTGGCGTTGTTGAATAGTTCACGTGAATTTGTGCACAGCTGtagatgtttgtgtgtagcACTCGTGCTGGTATGTGGGCTGGGAAGTAATTAATATAATCATTATGAGAGGTAACGCAGTCTTTTTTAAGCAACTGACACGGACACTCTGCAAAGAGCTTTTAATGTGAGGTTGAGATGGCATCAACATGTTTGTCTTCTCTCCATGTTGTGTGCCCTTGACCAAGGCATCTTTCTTTTTGGTATATCAGTAAAGAAAACCAAAGGATTTTCCTCCTTCTTGTGCtcttttggggggaaaaaaaacggtgaAGCTGGACCTTTTTAGATGATACAGTTGTAAATGGGTCAAACTTCAGCAGATCATATCTCCAAGAAGATGGTTTAATTTTACATGAATGTTGGGTGACGATTGGAGACGACAGCAACAGATGATAAAGAAACCGTTTTGCCGATGGTCCCTAAGAAATATAATTCATCTAACGAGCCAATAAAACCAGATTAAAGGAAACTATTGGCTGAGGAAGTTGATTCCTATAAAACATTAGAGGCTCGCGTTGAAGTCGATTTACAGCCAtcgtgttaaaaaaaaggaaacaatgttTTATGGAACACTTTACAAGACATCTAATTGAAGTCGTTTGCTTGTCTGGGTGCCACATTCACCACGGGCGTCCCGTACGCTTCGGTCAGAGTTTCTGTTGGTTTTGTTGATTGCTCTAAAGTCCCTCGCCACTCATTGCAACTCCACCGTTGACACCACTGAGCCAGTGAATGATTAAGAGGCCGATTTTAAATGCCGCATTCTCCATTCTTGTGTTGGAGCCAAAAGCCCCCTCTGCTTGGTCAAATAAGCACTGGCCAGAATGAATGTGGCAATAGCCACTCGTAAATCCCACAGGATTGGTCTCCTCTATTTGTCTCTAgtttctgcctctctcctccccaccGCCTGGTTCTCTGATTTGAGTCACTCTCGCCATCTTCCCTTCAGGCTCATCCCTCTTGCCTGCGTTGATGTCATCGGGCCACGCCGCGAATGCACCGTCacggcaggaaaaaaagaaaaaaagagggcgtCTCTGTTTCCATCCACGGACGCAGACTGAAGTGTCCCGCAGACAAAGGGAGCCGCACATGAGTAGTTTGAGCTGGTTAATTTATAATCTTTTTTGGGTGCTGAGCGGTTAGTTTTCCTTCCTAGAGGGCAGACACGCCCCctctctccggccggtcccgacCTCCCCCGTGGGCCTGGATCAGGTCCAGTGAGCTTGGCCCTGCCGGCTGGAGTAATGGCGGATGACAGACAGAGATGAGTGTGCGTGTGAACCCGAcaccctctctgcctctcggcTGCTCTTCGGTGTTATTCAGCTCATTTAGCCTTGATATTAGACGGCGGATCAACATGTTATCACGGCGTTGGTTTATTTATGACTTTGGAAGAAGGGCAAAGGAagcatgagggggagggggagggggggcagcccAGGTCGGCGGATACTTGATCGGCAGCAGGAATGAATATTTCACTGCTCACATGGCTGAGAACGCCGCCCGTCTGACGTGGTGCTGTTTACGTGCACACCGTGTGAGCACATCACATCATCCGTGCGAGagagtgatgtttttttttattattataattttccGGGTCCTCTGCTGCTGAATAATTAACACGTTGAACTGCAAGACAATCCGACACGGCCTGGAGAAGCTGTTCACAGGCATTTCACAACCCGGGATCCCACCTCGCTTTCTTACATAAGCATGGCCGCAGGCCGCGAAGGAATCCCTTTGTCTGCCCCGACAGAAACTGAGCGACACGATCACACAACGACCAACGATTGAAAAGAGTTTCAAAAGCCTTTATTGTGATAAAAAATAGTTATTAAGCTGATCAGCTCATGGCATAATCCATCGTTTTACCCAGAAAAGGGTTGGGACGGTTGATATCGGATCAAATCCTTACCTTTTAAaggtatgtgcgtgcgtgtgtgtgtactgtgggGGAGGAGCGGGGAGTAGGTGATGAACCTCAGTATTGAAATATTttgatattattatattttctgATGCTTTTAACATATTTGTTGTGTGGCAAAAAGTAAATTTGCTAGCCTCATTTGGCAAAGGTGTTGAGTGTCAAGGCTTCATTAAACGCTCATAAGGACAAAAAGAATAATCAGCTTTGTAGTGCTGCTAATGTGCTGTTGACCAGTTACAAACATTCCCATCCATCGCTATGGTGATTTGAGCACATTAGCACACATTCCTTGCAGCATATCCGAGCCACTGCCCTAGTAAATTGCTAAAACGTTTGGTCTGTAGTCTCTGCTAAGACAATCCGTTCGCTTTGTCAGTGTTGGCTGCAAAACTCCACGACGACGGAGTTCAAGTTTCCACATGCAGGATGGGGGCTGTGCTCCTCTCCCCCGGCCGGAGAATGTGAAGTCAATAGCATCCTCTGTCTGAGACTTCCCGGGGTCCATAATCCATCTAGGATCGGCCCACTCGCCTAACTATTAACCAATAACCGGGCTGTGAAACCCTCGGGTCATGGACCATATTTAGGCCAAAGAGTAAATGgactaaacacacactgacaccgAGGTTGTAAGAATCAATACAAACTcgtactttttaaagtatttgcTTATGATGATGCGTGAGACTTGAGGACACTTTGTCCTGTATGTTATTCTGCAAATGATCCTGAGCTCTGACATGAACCCATGTCTGACCTTACGGAGCACTTACTATTCCTCCTCACTAGGTACCATCCTGTCAGCTCTCTATCCTTCCTTCTTTAATTCCTcttataaataaatcacttttaTAGTTTGGACTGTCGTCATCATATTAAGTAGGAACAAAGCAAACAATTAGTGTGAATTCAGataaaacaaatcttttgaAGGCAAGTTTAAATGTATGCAACATTTCCACCAATTGTCTCATAGTATCACTTCAACAGCCCTATAACCATTATTAAAGTTATAGagttttctttgtgttcttGGATATGATTCATTTTGATATGAATAGCTTGCTTGAGAAAACAGTATTGCCTAATAATCACTAGAATatttttaaaagtgtgtgtgtgtgtctaggtgtTGCATTGGCATCCCTCTGTTCCTCCCAAAACACTAAccgttgtgtgtctgtttgacgTCTGCTTTGCCAGAAAcctgtttattttaaatattatacaATAGTCTACTTCTCCTCCATGCACCTCGTAGGTTTGCTAAGAACCTGTCGCCGGATAAGATCAACCTGAGCACGCTGAAGGGGGAGGGTCAGCTGACTAACCTGGAGCTGGATGAGGAGGTTCTCCAGAGCCTGCTGGACCTGCCCACCTGGCTGGCCATCAACCGAGTGGAGTGCAACAAGGCGGCCATCAGGGTGAGGCCACCCGCTGCATGCGGACGTTGTAGCTTTTAAGAAGGGCAACTtgacaaaaaaagcatttttgttttgttattattaaaaaataaaaagttgttatgctaagctaacgcaTGCATGCTGTAGCATGTGTACACATAAAACTGCTATCTTATCTAAGCAAATAGGCACAAAGATGTCAATTGTATGCTATAAAACTTTATTagttgctgcacacacacacacacgcacgcacgcgctctGCTGGAGCTGACTGATGCCTGCGACGTGGTCACCGTGGTCCTGGTATGAGAGCAGACTCTGACACTCCCTGGAAACAGTGAATTGAGGCGCGTGCAGTAGTTTCCTTCGTGACTTGGACTTTGCTTCTGACCTCTCCACGTCgcccttttttcctcctccacctcacgCCAGACTGTCGCTCTGTTCTGAACCCTCGCTGCCATTACTCGGCGTGAAACCTGTATCTGCTGTGTCATTTGCCACTGTTGCGACAGTAATACCCCAAAAAATTATATAAGTATTCCTCAATGAACAGTGTAccattgtttgaaaaaaaaaaaaagaagaaaaaaaagaactgatgtGTATCTCACTTCCTCACTCTTTACATCCCCTTCTcttctgtgtgtcttcttgtcACGGAGGAGCCACAGTCTCCcctctttattttaaaagactgactaaagataaataaataaataaaagcacatcCACCGACGTACGCTGCAACAAACGTCTCGCTCTGAAGACTTAAAGTGACGGACCTGCGCCAGACCCCCCATACCGCCCTCTGTGGGCATTTTCTATGACGGACGCGAGTAAATTGTGTCTCTTAATTAAATTGGAGCCGCAAAATTCTCGATTGACGACACAGCGAAGCGCTGCAAGTGAACATGGGCGCTTAATCTCTTTTTGGTTTATAATTTGACACCGGCTTGAGTCGATGAGGCGGCGTGTTGAGGATTAATGGAGCTCTGCAGCTCCGCCGTCATGTCTAGACTCATTGCTTTTATTCGTCGCTGagctaaccttttttttttttttgtctcgctGGGATTCTGAGCCCAAACGCCGGCTGAATGGGTCTGAATACTAAAAGCTGCTGTTCTGTTTTCATCCACAGATACCATGGACCAAGTTGAAGACTCACCCCATCACCTTGGTAAGTTTCACCCACTACCCCCGTTTCCCACTTAATCAGAAAGAGGCCATTGAGATGGTTGATGTTTCTTTATTGCAATTCAAATCATCAAAATCTTAAATAATTGCCATTTTACATGAGCTCCACCACCAACGCTGCGGCGTAATTTAAACTCGTGGTCCGTCAGGCGTTCACAAGGTGAACAGCAGGAAGCCGCTGAAGGTGTTGTAGTAATAGCTGTCGTCGAAGACCGCCCTGTTGGCGTAGAGCTGCACGTACACGCTGTCGCCCGCCTCCAGCTGCACCACCGCCGCGTTGGTGGCGCTGTCCTGGGTGTCCTTGGCCACGGTGCCCCACGTCGACACCATCTTCTGGCTGTTCATCATCAGCGACACCACCGAGTTGGGCTGCCCGGCGTTGTTGTTGTACATGGTGTAGCTGAAGTAGTACATCCCCCGGGCCATGGCGGTGAAGATGCCGGTGGCCGGGTTGTACCCGCTGCCGATGTTGGAGAGGATCCGTTGGTACTTGACCGGCGTGTCCTGCCCGAAGGGGCCGATCGAGGTGCCCAGAGCGGCGGAGAAAGCCATCTGCGTCGAGCTCAAAGACGAGTGGTCCACCAGGGACTTCAGCTGCACGTCCTGAGCCTGGTTGATCTTCTCGAGGGCCTGCGCCTGGTTCTTGTAGTACTGCAAGCTGGCTTCCACGTTGGCCATCTTCTGCGTCATGGCGCCCAGGTTCAGCTCCAGCCTGGCCTGTGTCTGCGTCACGGCTTCCAGCTTCTCCCCCATGGCTGCCACGGCGCCGAGCAGGGCGCAGGTGTCGGGCTGGCACACGGCCATGCTGGACCCGCTCCCCAGGTGACTGTAATTCCCAGAGCTCAGGCCGCTGGAAACCGACAACAACAGAAGGAATAGACGCTCCATTTCTTTGACGCTCGTACGGACGCAGAAGCAGGATGCTTCTTTTTGCGTGTGGTCCCCTCCGTCCTCGTCTATATACGCTCCCCCGGAACCTGGGGTCCGGCACCGCCTCGACGCGTTATGCAATACGCAACAAACGTATCAGTGGGACACAAAACTATCGCAAAGGATGTTATCAAACGTACATCGCGATTATCAGGGCCACATAATGCGAGgctataatgatgaaaaggtgGTACAAAATCACTTTGTTGACTCATCCATTAGTCCCTATACTGTTCAACACAATGTTATCACACCGCCAACAGTAGCATGGCAATATTCAACAACATTGGGAAAAGTAAGACAAGCCCCGAAAGGTGGCAACAATGGAATGTCAAGAGTTTTATTAATTTGAGAATAAGTCATTTCGAGGTGTTTTATCTCGATTGAGTGAGTGATGCGTAGGCGGCCTCTACTTCAAAAAGGGCAAAGCAGGGTACAGCGAGATATTTTATCCATTTGTCGTCCACTGTAACGTTGTACACAAGAGGTGCAGATTAGATGACTAATGGAGACGAAACACACAGTAAAAACGTTGCCACAGCATTCTGACAATTCATTTCCGTTACATATTCATCCAGAGGAGCTATTTCACACTCTGTGCTTCTGTTGGGGGGGTTTCAATGTATTATGTCATCAGAAAAATAGCAAATTATCAATTTAAAATTGATTTGTCGGCTCAAATTCCTATTTAAagttttctttaattaaattgaCTTTCATGAGTATAACTTGTGAGGTCATACAGGTGTGTGCTTCTCTTAATGTGTGGTGACTGCAGCAAAAAAAGGTTTAACAAacgaaaaaatatataaaattctAAGACATATCATTTCTGCTTTTAGAAATGTTCCGATCACACAAGTCACCTGCGTAGCTACTAGAATGTAATTCTACTTATCGTATGATATATAATAACTATAACTATCTAAACTGAATgggtagaaataaaaaaagcctgAAGTCCTTGGTGTTGAAGCTCAGCGTGTGACTTGCAGTCTCTGGACAAAGTGGTGATGGAGATGAGTACCTGTGACGAGCCCCGTCCCCCCAACGGCCCGTCTCCCATTGCAACCGCATCAGGACAAAGGTGAGCGCCGCTCTGGTTTCTTTGGTGCTTCGTGTGGCTCCATTATCTGCCTCCTGGAGGGAAATCCTTTGGctcctttttgctttttgcatATCAGAATCCGCAAGTCGAGTGAGGCACGCAATAAACTATACGGTCACCGTTTATTATGGGGTTGAcagtttatttcactttatttagCTTTGCTGCTGTggtacttttctttttaaaaattggtctgagaagaaaacaaagttcTTATTGACTATAAATATCTGGGCAGCTCTAAAAGAAAGTTTGCTGCACCAGTTTGACTCTTATGACTCACCGTCAAAATTAAGACTAATgaacatgatgatgaattgcaCCCTGTTGCTAGGCACCACTTACCGGCTTTGTTTACGTAACTTTCTCTCCAGTGAATACGGCTTTGCTGAGAAGGTGGTAGAGGGGATGTCACTGTCCATCAACTCCATTGTCATCCGGATCAGTGCCAAGGCCTTTAACGCCTCCTTTGAGCTCTCCCAGCTGCAGGTGTACAGCGTCAACACCAGCTGGAGCATCGGCGACCTGCGATTCACCCGCATCCAGGACCCTCAGAGGGGCGAGGtccgtgtttttatttgaaaaagacatctaggatgtgttttttttttattcatggtgTTTTACATCCCCTGTCTGGTTCAGATCCTGACGTTTAAGGAGATCAGTTGGCAGATGATACGCATCGAGGCCGACGCCATCCAGAGCGCCGAGCATGAGATGCTGAGCGCCCCCATTCGCCTCATCACCAACCAGTCCAAGATCCGAGTCACACTCAAGAGACGGGTTagtcacaaaacaaacaaatacacacacacacacacacacacacacacacacacacacacacacacacacacacacacacacacacacacacacacacacacagagttcagTTTCATAGAATCATTCACTTTATGAAATTTGAGGGACCAGCCTACATAAAGGAACTCCCTTCTTTCTGTGAACAATAATCCCTTCTGTGTGGAGGCTGCAGGGCCAACAGCAGTGATTCAGCATTTAAACAATGCATCGCCACTAAGGTCTGTCTGGCAGATGTGGAGATTAGATATGATGTCCTTTGAGGTCTGTGAAAGCAATTAactcttattttatttattctattgTATGCACTTCAAATGTTGGACGATAAAGGAATTTAACCCACGAGTGTCGTGTTTACGGGAGCTCTCGGGCCACCTGCATAATGCATTATTCTCGTTCTGACCCAGATTAAGGACTGTAACGTGGTGGCCTCAAAGCTGATTCTCATCCTGGACGACCTGCTGTGGGTGCTGACCGACTCCCAGC is part of the Pungitius pungitius chromosome 2, fPunPun2.1, whole genome shotgun sequence genome and encodes:
- the LOC119210387 gene encoding collagen alpha-2(VIII) chain-like, with the translated sequence MERLFLLLLSVSSGLSSGNYSHLGSGSSMAVCQPDTCALLGAVAAMGEKLEAVTQTQARLELNLGAMTQKMANVEASLQYYKNQAQALEKINQAQDVQLKSLVDHSSLSSTQMAFSAALGTSIGPFGQDTPVKYQRILSNIGSGYNPATGIFTAMARGMYYFSYTMYNNNAGQPNSVVSLMMNSQKMVSTWGTVAKDTQDSATNAAVVQLEAGDSVYVQLYANRAVFDDSYYYNTFSGFLLFTL